A genomic window from Shewanella vesiculosa includes:
- a CDS encoding flagella synthesis protein FlgN translates to MTQVNVQSSGQSNDPQNKQLLTELHTLLDTQNQTLVQLKQLISAEKAALEKQDADQLLALSKDKTQCLFNMKTTDEKLANHPHHTLITTDVELAQKVAQAKSILAECKDINSQNASLIELNIASLNRFAQALQASRNASSLTYNDKGKTSTISTLGNDFSA, encoded by the coding sequence ATGACACAAGTAAACGTACAATCCTCAGGACAATCCAACGATCCGCAAAACAAGCAATTACTTACAGAACTGCATACCTTGCTTGATACGCAAAATCAGACGTTAGTTCAACTAAAACAGCTGATTTCAGCAGAGAAAGCGGCGTTAGAAAAGCAAGACGCCGATCAATTATTGGCACTTTCCAAAGATAAAACCCAGTGTTTATTCAATATGAAAACCACTGACGAAAAACTGGCTAATCATCCACACCACACGCTGATCACCACAGATGTTGAACTTGCACAAAAAGTTGCTCAAGCAAAATCGATACTCGCTGAGTGCAAAGACATCAATAGCCAAAATGCCAGTTTAATTGAGCTCAATATCGCCAGCCTCAATAGATTCGCACAAGCATTACAAGCTAGCCGCAACGCTTCAAGCTTGACCTACAATGACAAAGGCAAAACGTCGACCATTTCAACGCTCGGGAATGACTTTTCAGCCTAG
- a CDS encoding DUF2947 domain-containing protein translates to MSHSYIPFDLYKRKWIFNHKDLPVSDDDKALIKPLTDKSAMEVWDKWISNKSSRAELFEKGDWPIKQDAWTATEHWQSAWDSLDNAMPEAVSTHIQWPDDVVVYFCYEKYQIIETRWDVFVRNWKCFLFFDNGPILISPKHKQALMFNQNGQFKLGVRG, encoded by the coding sequence TTGTCACATTCATATATTCCGTTTGATCTTTATAAGCGTAAGTGGATTTTTAACCATAAAGATTTGCCTGTATCAGATGATGATAAGGCCTTGATTAAACCACTGACCGATAAAAGTGCCATGGAAGTGTGGGATAAGTGGATAAGCAATAAGAGCAGTCGGGCGGAATTATTTGAGAAAGGCGATTGGCCAATAAAGCAAGACGCTTGGACGGCAACAGAACATTGGCAATCGGCGTGGGACTCACTGGACAACGCGATGCCTGAAGCGGTTAGTACACATATTCAATGGCCTGATGATGTGGTGGTGTATTTTTGTTATGAAAAGTACCAAATCATTGAAACGCGTTGGGATGTCTTTGTGCGTAATTGGAAGTGCTTCTTGTTTTTCGATAATGGTCCAATTTTAATTTCACCTAAGCACAAGCAAGCGTTGATGTTTAATCAGAATGGCCAATTTAAGTTAGGTGTTCGTGGTTAA
- a CDS encoding ATP-binding protein, with product MASSTQIKALMQSYIDKDDDRFLSVALQVAAHEARNGHGKLAQELKLLVESAKKISAKNLPISIASGVKDSSGLLTTTHPKLRFSNLIVSSEVKDQLNRLVKEQKHLATLKNHGLSPRRKLLLAGKPGTGKTFTASVLAGELDFPLFEVRLDAVITKYLGESSAKLRQIFDTIREVRGVYFFDEFDALGSHRGNSNDVGEARRILNSFLQMLEQDNSNSVIVCATNHIEALDHALFRRFDDVIRYQLPSKEEIIELFKTRLQSYVASNFSWKKTSFNF from the coding sequence ATGGCTAGTTCAACTCAAATTAAAGCACTAATGCAATCGTATATCGATAAAGATGACGACAGATTTTTATCTGTTGCGCTTCAGGTTGCCGCTCATGAAGCCAGAAATGGGCACGGTAAACTTGCTCAAGAGCTTAAATTATTAGTTGAATCAGCTAAAAAAATTAGTGCAAAAAATCTCCCTATTTCAATTGCCAGTGGCGTGAAAGATTCATCAGGATTACTTACAACAACACATCCAAAACTTCGTTTTTCAAATTTAATAGTATCTTCAGAAGTAAAAGACCAATTAAACAGGTTAGTAAAAGAACAAAAGCATCTCGCAACTCTAAAGAATCATGGCTTATCTCCTAGGAGAAAGCTTCTTCTAGCTGGTAAGCCTGGTACAGGAAAAACATTTACAGCTTCTGTATTAGCTGGAGAGCTAGATTTTCCTTTATTTGAAGTTCGTTTAGATGCTGTAATTACAAAGTATTTGGGAGAATCTTCTGCAAAGCTTCGCCAAATATTTGATACTATTAGAGAAGTTCGTGGTGTTTATTTCTTTGATGAGTTTGATGCCTTAGGTTCACACCGCGGAAATAGTAATGATGTTGGAGAAGCGCGCCGAATTCTTAATAGCTTTTTACAGATGCTTGAGCAAGATAATTCAAATAGTGTGATTGTTTGTGCTACTAACCACATAGAAGCTCTAGATCATGCATTATTTAGGCGTTTCGATGATGTGATTCGGTATCAATTGCCCTCGAAAGAAGAAATTATTGAATTATTTAAAACTCGGCTTCAAAGTTATGTCGCGAGTAATTTTTCATGGAAAAAAACTTCCTTTAATTTCTGA
- a CDS encoding replication endonuclease, giving the protein MTRVEMDNARFVAKRLHGIPQIYKTVLKQRYDRFSHHSEANLDLIQTTKAISKILGYSSIRMTSVNIKSPNFKQKSKHHARQCANMVIRHHSNGLKHTYFAISRYINCHQIKPCPLTDTILNHLENDCLTDEEYSKVMGVIKRGCDPLWWKPKLRRLHNRQVETISRLLNQISRHRSIYASDITVESIKNQWLNSREQLENTLATNELDYSVSLAELSDLNVSNPKIRKAELMVRIRGFEDYATKHGYSAVFLTMTTPSKYHRCFATSGAENPKWQGATPLDGQDYLNRTFQRIRASLNRDKITPFGFRVAEPHHDGTPHWHLLLFLPTEQQEALVKTFQEYCLQEDGDEQGAKERRFKVEYIDPNKGSATGYIAKYVAKGIDGEGIEHDLYGTESVTAATRIRVWASCWGIRQFQQIGGVGVTPWRELRRLSKITDGSLEWVEEIRQAADDSDWGRYTELMGGVFCKRDDQLIRPLYEHKKQKSLNHISDDNCRNAYEDSRDAVAQPTLSSINVPITSSENAKCHQGLNMNGISGNPGKFQDANAEINAGIDSDRSEVLPKQSCNSAHDNAESSTYKLNRYGDELIVQLKGIVALGFEIVTRVHEWTLSYSQANGKIEPNRSNLEFCQ; this is encoded by the coding sequence ATGACTAGAGTTGAAATGGATAATGCTCGCTTTGTTGCTAAAAGACTTCATGGCATTCCTCAAATCTATAAGACTGTACTAAAGCAGCGTTATGATCGCTTTTCACACCATAGTGAAGCTAATTTAGATTTGATACAAACAACGAAAGCTATTTCAAAAATACTGGGCTATAGCAGTATTCGAATGACTAGCGTTAATATTAAATCTCCAAATTTTAAGCAAAAGTCTAAACACCACGCTCGCCAATGCGCCAATATGGTTATTAGGCATCACTCTAATGGTTTAAAACATACCTATTTTGCAATTTCGCGCTATATAAATTGCCATCAAATTAAGCCGTGCCCATTAACGGATACTATTTTAAATCACCTCGAAAATGACTGTTTGACCGATGAAGAATATTCAAAAGTCATGGGGGTGATTAAGCGTGGATGTGATCCGCTATGGTGGAAACCAAAACTTAGACGGCTCCATAACAGGCAAGTTGAAACTATTTCGCGGCTCCTAAACCAAATTAGTCGTCATCGTAGTATTTATGCCAGTGATATTACCGTTGAGAGCATTAAAAACCAATGGCTGAACAGTCGTGAACAGCTTGAGAATACCTTAGCCACTAATGAGCTTGACTACAGTGTAAGCCTTGCTGAATTATCAGACCTTAATGTGTCTAATCCTAAAATCCGTAAAGCTGAATTGATGGTTCGCATTCGTGGTTTTGAAGATTACGCCACAAAGCATGGCTATTCAGCTGTATTTTTGACAATGACTACACCCTCTAAATATCATCGTTGCTTTGCCACATCGGGCGCTGAAAACCCTAAATGGCAGGGGGCTACGCCTTTGGATGGACAAGATTACCTAAATCGAACTTTTCAGCGCATACGCGCATCGCTTAACCGTGACAAGATCACTCCATTTGGTTTTAGAGTGGCCGAACCACACCATGACGGTACACCGCATTGGCACTTGTTATTATTTTTGCCAACAGAGCAACAAGAAGCGTTAGTAAAAACATTCCAAGAATATTGTCTGCAAGAAGATGGTGACGAACAAGGCGCAAAAGAGCGCCGCTTTAAGGTTGAGTATATTGACCCAAATAAAGGTTCTGCAACGGGATATATTGCCAAGTATGTAGCCAAAGGAATTGATGGTGAAGGGATTGAACATGACCTTTATGGAACTGAGTCTGTTACCGCAGCTACACGTATTCGTGTTTGGGCTTCCTGTTGGGGCATTCGTCAATTTCAGCAAATTGGTGGGGTAGGCGTAACACCTTGGCGTGAATTAAGACGCTTAAGTAAAATCACTGATGGAAGCCTAGAGTGGGTGGAAGAAATTAGACAGGCGGCTGATGACTCCGATTGGGGTCGTTACACTGAACTCATGGGTGGCGTTTTTTGTAAGCGTGATGATCAGTTAATTAGGCCTCTATATGAACATAAAAAACAAAAGTCTTTAAATCATATTTCTGATGACAATTGCCGCAATGCCTATGAAGACTCTAGGGATGCAGTGGCTCAACCTACGTTGAGTTCAATCAATGTGCCCATAACAAGTTCGGAAAATGCTAAGTGCCATCAGGGATTGAACATGAATGGCATTTCTGGAAATCCAGGAAAATTCCAAGATGCCAATGCGGAAATTAATGCGGGAATAGATTCTGATAGAAGCGAGGTATTACCTAAGCAATCCTGTAATTCAGCTCATGATAATGCTGAATCTAGTACCTATAAACTTAATCGATATGGTGACGAGCTTATCGTGCAGTTAAAAGGCATTGTGGCTTTAGGCTTTGAAATCGTCACTAGAGTACATGAGTGGACGTTAAGCTATTCACAAGCTAATGGGAAAATTGAGCCTAATCGCTCTAACTTGGAGTTCTGTCAATAA
- a CDS encoding chalcone isomerase family protein: protein MKLLALMGMSLVLMLPSFAHAKVIGDIDVVEQMTVAEQPLILNGAGVRSKFFIDLYVGSLYLPTKVQTLDDVLAQPIAVIQLTITSGMITSDKMRDAITDGFDAATDGDTHSIAKDIEHFTQLFADEIVEGDRFTFVTQKGKGVSSIKNGKAQGDIAGEAFRQALLKIWLGEHPAQQSLLEAMLAQ, encoded by the coding sequence ATGAAGTTATTAGCTTTAATGGGTATGAGTTTAGTGTTGATGCTGCCGTCATTCGCGCACGCTAAAGTGATTGGCGATATTGATGTGGTAGAGCAAATGACGGTTGCTGAGCAACCATTAATACTGAATGGCGCAGGAGTGCGCAGCAAGTTTTTTATTGACTTATATGTGGGCAGTTTGTATTTACCGACAAAAGTGCAAACCTTAGATGATGTGCTGGCGCAGCCGATTGCGGTTATACAGTTAACCATTACCTCTGGAATGATTACCTCAGATAAAATGCGTGATGCAATTACTGACGGTTTTGATGCTGCTACCGACGGTGACACTCACTCTATTGCCAAAGATATTGAACATTTTACCCAGCTGTTTGCAGACGAGATTGTCGAAGGTGATCGATTCACTTTTGTGACTCAAAAAGGCAAGGGCGTGAGCAGCATTAAAAATGGCAAGGCTCAGGGGGATATTGCTGGTGAAGCATTTCGTCAGGCATTACTTAAGATTTGGTTAGGTGAACATCCTGCGCAACAAAGTTTACTTGAGGCCATGCTCGCTCAGTAA
- a CDS encoding S8 family peptidase produces the protein MARNRFDKPHFFINRSATSYEFSSPSIGGSSSSEIPAQDRHHHSGKLRQELEYVAKDLSRVKQHIPETSLEMGAGIQVEFESFPNVEMAVQSLANDTQGIVLHNVKTISVNGQKTTIATAFVPDGKLDFYEKKLTDYESYKTNKNDKPTDHQKLIDSIKSIRSASFFAIWADDDSLLPEDKDSDVWWEVWLSTPKKSRQTHNYYNEIISDFTKLAGIAEIEVSQHKLRFPEHTVVQIKASQSLLEQNANLLFRVSEIRYPKVTAEFFDSMEPAEQGEWSEELLQRLNHSYTDASPYVCIIDSGVNVAHPLLSPFAGLADQRTITDDSDPTDAMGHGTEMAGLAIWGDLTDRLSSSDIITINHRLESVKTIRFNGDNVGKPLGLVTENAISEIENYKPERSRVYSMSLSSGIGTDRGRPSSWSSAMDMLAVDYLGEGAFPRLFTVCAGNALPIEGIEYPERNYLSDIHDPAQAWNVLTVGAYTEKNTLTEASDYQPLAPKGGLSPYSTTSLNWDRRNTPIKPEVVFEGGNVGQDQLGISVGMQDLQLLTTNNNFSQRYFQCTNATSSATALAARFTAQIKSQYSDLWPETVRALIVHSADWTDAMYSLISVNRNQDNIKKSDMAKLVRKVGFGVPNLNKALNSASNSLTLVIQDELQPYVKPKSKETKTKDMNLHDLPWPVEELMKIGEADVELTITISYFIEPNPSSRNVLTKYSYASHQLRFDVKHQGESDKQFMRRINKKAEGDKPDILDDSHWLLGKQQRHRGSIHKDVWRGSAADLASRGKIAIYPTSGWWKTRKTHERYNSQARYALIISLSVPEVEVDIYSEVAQKIATNIQTPIAISVS, from the coding sequence ATGGCACGTAATAGATTTGATAAACCGCATTTTTTTATAAACCGTTCAGCTACTTCTTACGAATTTTCTTCGCCATCTATAGGTGGGAGTTCTTCATCTGAAATACCAGCTCAAGACAGACATCATCATAGTGGTAAGCTTCGGCAAGAACTAGAATACGTGGCCAAGGACTTATCACGAGTAAAGCAACACATACCTGAAACATCTCTTGAGATGGGAGCTGGAATTCAAGTAGAGTTTGAAAGTTTTCCCAATGTTGAAATGGCAGTCCAAAGTCTTGCAAATGACACTCAAGGGATCGTCTTACACAATGTAAAGACGATTAGTGTTAATGGGCAAAAAACCACCATTGCTACAGCTTTTGTACCTGATGGCAAGTTAGATTTTTATGAAAAGAAATTAACTGATTATGAATCGTACAAAACAAACAAAAATGATAAACCAACAGATCATCAAAAATTAATTGATTCCATTAAATCAATTCGTAGTGCTTCATTTTTTGCAATTTGGGCAGATGATGACTCCCTCCTTCCTGAAGATAAAGATTCTGACGTTTGGTGGGAAGTGTGGTTATCTACACCGAAAAAAAGTCGTCAGACACATAATTATTACAATGAGATCATTTCAGACTTTACTAAACTGGCAGGCATTGCTGAAATCGAGGTATCTCAACATAAACTTCGATTCCCAGAGCACACTGTTGTTCAGATAAAGGCTAGCCAAAGTCTGTTGGAACAAAACGCTAACCTGCTTTTTAGAGTATCTGAAATACGCTACCCTAAAGTCACCGCTGAATTCTTCGATTCTATGGAGCCAGCTGAGCAAGGTGAATGGTCAGAAGAATTACTTCAACGTCTAAATCATTCTTATACTGATGCTTCTCCATATGTTTGTATTATTGATTCTGGTGTAAATGTTGCTCATCCTTTGTTGTCGCCATTTGCTGGTTTAGCAGATCAAAGAACAATAACAGATGATAGTGATCCCACTGACGCAATGGGACATGGCACAGAGATGGCTGGGCTAGCAATTTGGGGAGACTTAACTGATAGATTAAGTTCATCAGATATAATAACAATTAATCATAGGTTAGAATCAGTCAAAACCATCCGATTTAATGGTGATAATGTAGGTAAGCCTTTAGGATTAGTTACAGAAAATGCTATATCGGAAATAGAAAACTACAAACCTGAACGGTCACGTGTTTACTCAATGTCGTTATCATCAGGTATAGGGACCGATAGAGGAAGGCCATCATCTTGGTCTAGTGCAATGGATATGCTTGCAGTCGATTACCTCGGAGAGGGTGCATTTCCTAGATTATTTACTGTATGTGCGGGGAATGCCTTACCTATTGAGGGGATTGAGTACCCCGAGCGGAATTACCTAAGTGATATTCATGATCCTGCACAGGCATGGAATGTATTAACGGTTGGTGCTTATACAGAAAAAAATACACTTACAGAAGCCTCTGACTACCAACCTTTAGCTCCGAAAGGTGGTTTATCACCATACTCGACAACATCTCTCAATTGGGATAGAAGAAACACACCTATAAAACCTGAAGTGGTATTTGAAGGTGGAAATGTTGGCCAAGATCAATTGGGCATCAGTGTAGGAATGCAAGATTTACAGTTGCTTACTACAAATAATAACTTCTCGCAAAGGTACTTCCAATGTACAAATGCGACCAGTTCTGCAACAGCATTGGCAGCAAGGTTTACTGCTCAAATAAAATCACAATATAGCGACCTTTGGCCTGAAACCGTTAGGGCGCTGATAGTTCACTCTGCAGATTGGACTGATGCAATGTATTCTTTGATTTCGGTAAACCGTAATCAAGATAACATCAAGAAGTCAGATATGGCTAAATTAGTTCGTAAAGTAGGCTTTGGAGTCCCTAATCTTAATAAAGCTCTGAATAGTGCAAGTAACTCTTTAACATTGGTAATTCAAGATGAATTACAGCCTTATGTTAAGCCAAAATCTAAAGAGACAAAGACTAAGGATATGAATTTACATGATTTGCCTTGGCCAGTTGAGGAATTAATGAAAATTGGTGAGGCTGATGTTGAGCTTACGATAACAATTTCTTATTTTATTGAGCCAAACCCGTCAAGCCGTAATGTGTTAACTAAATATAGTTATGCTAGTCACCAGCTGAGGTTTGACGTCAAGCATCAAGGTGAATCAGACAAACAATTCATGAGGCGTATCAATAAAAAGGCAGAGGGAGACAAGCCTGATATTTTAGACGATAGCCATTGGCTTCTAGGTAAGCAACAACGTCATAGAGGATCTATTCATAAAGATGTTTGGCGCGGCAGTGCTGCAGATCTTGCTTCTAGAGGAAAGATCGCTATTTATCCTACCAGTGGATGGTGGAAGACTCGTAAAACACATGAGCGATATAATTCACAGGCTCGATATGCGTTAATAATTTCACTTTCGGTTCCAGAAGTTGAAGTTGATATATACAGTGAAGTCGCACAGAAAATCGCTACTAATATACAGACCCCAATAGCCATTAGTGTTTCATAA